Proteins encoded together in one Camelina sativa cultivar DH55 chromosome 9, Cs, whole genome shotgun sequence window:
- the LOC104711240 gene encoding ABC transporter A family member 7 isoform X1 — MADPGPASFSTRANALLRKNLVYQKRYLWSNVRVIMIPFLLCVFLVLIQLLFDTQVNNSADNQCGCELVDTNGDGKLENTCGIQYSSPDQAFFCSIPSPPQWPQLLQIPQPERRDVRDLRDDSCRRTGTCPVTILFTGNNRSLGGTVSGNLLTSSIPDNSTDLLRTLADNVLGTTGEPDFTNYLDTGIASDLPIYSIQPRCLLNASLPFSFGQPPLNFTKELKCVQGLNLWRNTSREVNDEIFKGYRKGNPEGKINEIAAAYDLLDTDRNNFNVRIWYNSTYKDDAGRRLIKLVRVPRSVNLVSNAYLQFLLGPGTRMLFEYAKEMPKPETSLRLDIASLIGPLFFTWVILLLFPVILSSLVYEKQQHLRIIMKMHGLGDGPYWMISYAYFLTISVLYVICLMIFGSAIGLKFFRLNDYSIQFVFYFLYVNLQIALAFLVSSLFSKVKTATVAAYIYVFGSGLLGLFLLNFLIEDSSFPRGWIFAMELYPGFSIYRGLYEFAQFSFRGNLRGEDGMKWNDFSDSAMDDVFYIIIVEWFLALIAAYYIDKISSSGKDPLFFLQNPFKKSPSLRRPSLQRQGSKVSVEMEKPDVTEEREKVERLMLESSTSHAIVCDDLKKVYPGRDGNPPKLAVRGLSLAVPSGECFGMLGPNGAGKTSFINMMTGLLKPTSGTGLVQGLDICNDMDRVYTSMGVCPQHDLLWETLTGREHLLFYGRLKNLKGSDLDQAVEESLKSVNLFHGGVADKPAGKYSGGMKRRLSVAISLIGNPKVVYMDEPSTGLDPASRKNLWTVIKRAKENTAIILTTHSMEEAEFLCDRLGIFVDGGLQCIGNPKELKGRYGGSYVFTMTTSSEHEQKVEKLIQEVSPNAKKIYHIAGTQKFELPKGEVRISEVFQAVEKAKRNFTVFAWGLADTTLEDVFIKVARTGQAFNVFS; from the exons ATGGCGGATCCAGGTCCTGCCAGTTTCTCAACAAGAGCCAATGCCTTACTTAGGAAAAACTTAGTCTATCAG AAACGGTATCTATGGAGCAATGTTCGGGTCATCATGATCCCTTTCCTCCTCTGCGTATTTCTAGTCTTGATACAGCTCCTCTTCGATACTCAAGTTAACAACTCTGCTGATAACCAATGTGGTTGCGAATTGGTTGACACGAATGGGGATGGTAAACTCGAAAACACTTGCGGTATTCAGTATTCTTCTCCGGATCAAGCCTTCTTTTGTTCCATCCCTAGTCCTCCTCAGTGGCCTCAGTTGTTACAAATACCGCAGCCTGAACGCCGTGATGTTAGAGATCTTCGTGATGATTCTTGTAGACGGACAGGGACTTGTCCTGTGACTATACTGTTTACTGGAAACAACCGTTCTCTTGGAGGaa ctGTGTCTGGGAATCTGCTCACTAGTTCTATACCGGATAACTCCACTGACCTTTTGCGTACTTTAGCTGATAATGTCTTG GGTACAACAGGTGAGCCAGATTTCACCAACTATCTTGATACAGGGATTGCCTCAGATCTTCCCATCTACAGTATCCAACCTCGGTGCCTTCTCAATGCTTCTTTACCATTCTCTTTCGGACAACCACCTCTCAATTTTACCAAAG AGTTAAAATGTGTTCAAGGATTGAATCTCTGGAGAAATACTTCCAGAGAGGTCAATGACGAGATTTTCAAGGGCTATCGGAAAGGAAATCCTGAGGGGAAGATAAATGAGATTGCTGCAG CATATGATCTCTTGGACACGGATAGGAACAACTTCAATGTGCGCATCTGGTATAATTCAACATACAAGGACGATGCAGGAAGAAGACTTATTAAGTTGGTCAGAGTTCCCCGCTCAGTCAATTTG GTGTCAAATGCTTACCTTCAGTTTCTACTAGGCCCGGGGACAAGAATGTTGTTTGAATATGCCAAAGAAATGCCTAAACCAGAAACAAGTCTTCGTCTGGACATCGCGTCTCTGATTGGTCCCCTGTTCTTCACATgggttattcttcttctcttccct GTGATCTTGTCGTCATTAGTGTATGAGAAACAGCAACATCTAAGaattataatgaaaatgcaTGGGCTAGGAGATGGTCCATATTGGATGATTTCATATGCTTACTTTCTTACCATATCCGTGTTATACGTTATATGTCTGATGATATTTGGGTCAGCAATAG GATTGAAGTTCTTCCGGCTTAATGACTACAGCATTCAGTTCGTATTCTATTTTCTCTATGTAAATCTGCAAATCGCCCTTGCCTTTCTAGTTTCCTCTCTATTTTCAAAGGTCAAGACAGCAACAG TTGCTGCTTACATATACGTGTTTGGATCTGGACTTTTGGGCTTGTTTCTACTCAACTTCCTTATTGAAGATTCATCATTTCCTA GAGGCTGGATTTTTGCCATGGAGTTATATCCTGGCTTCTCCATATACCGTGGGCTGTATGAGTTCGCACAATTTTCATTCCGGGGAAACTTGAGAGGGGAAGATGGGATGAAGTGGAATGATTTCAGTGATAGTGCAATGGATGATGTTTTTTACATCATTATCGTTGAGTGGTTTCTAGCGCTCATTGCAGCGTACTATATCGATAAGATTTCTTCATCCGGTAAAGACCCGTTGTTCTTCTTGCAAAACCCTTTCAAGAAATCTCCTTCTTTGCGAAGGCCTAGTTTGCAAAGGCAAGGCTCCAAAGTCTCCGTTGAGATGGAGAAACCAGATGTTACTGAGGAG AGAGAAAAAGTCGAGCGGTTGATGCTTGAGTCGAGCACAAGCCATGCGATTGTATGTGACGACCTGAAGAAGGTGTATCCTGGTAGAGATGGAAACCCACCTAAATTGGCAGTCCGGGGGTTATCTCTTGCAGTGCCTTCAGGAGAATGCTTTGGCATGTTAGGACCCAATGGTGCAGGCAAGACCTCCTTCATCAATATG ATGACTGGGCTCCTGAAACCAACATCTGGGACAGGGCTTGTTCAGGGTTTGGATATATGCAACGATATGGACAGAGTGTACACCAGCATGGGTGTATGCCCGCAGCACGA CTTGCTCTGGGAAACACTGACAGGAAGGGAACATCTGCTGTTTTATGGAAGACTTAAGAATCTCAAAGGCTCTGATCTCGACCAA GCTGTGGAAGAGTCTCTTAAGAGTGTCAACCTTTTCCACGGAGGAGTTGCCGACAAACCTGCTGGGAAATACAGCGGAGGTATGAAAAGGCGGCTGAGCGTAGCCATATCGCTTATTGGTAATCCTAAG GTGGTTTATATGGATGAGCCAAGCACAGGACTTGATCCAGCGTCGAGAAAGAACCTATGGACTGTCATCAAGCGTGCTAAAGAAAACACTGCGATAATCCTCACAACCCACTCAATGGAAGAAGCAGAGTTTCTCTGTGACCGATTGGGTATTTTTGTGGACGGAGGCTTGCAATGCATTGGCAACCCTAAAGAACTGAAGGGAAGGTACGGTGGATCTTATGTGTTTACAATGACAACATCTTCAGAACACGAGCAAAAAGTGGAGAAGCTGATTCAAGAAGTCTCCCCAAACGCCAAGAAGATAT ATCACATCGCAGGGACTCAGAAGTTTGAGCTCCCAAAGGGGGAGGTTCGGATCTCAGAGGTGTTCCAGGCGGTGGAGAAGGCCAAGAGAAACTTCACGGTTTTCGCTTGGGGACTCGCAGATACAACTCTTGAAGATGTCTTCATCAAGGTTGCTAGAACCGGTCAAGCCTTTAATGTGTTCTCTTGA
- the LOC104711240 gene encoding ABC transporter A family member 7 isoform X2 has protein sequence MADPGPASFSTRANALLRKNLVYQKRYLWSNVRVIMIPFLLCVFLVLIQLLFDTQVNNSADNQCGCELVDTNGDGKLENTCGIQYSSPDQAFFCSIPSPPQWPQLLQIPQPERRDVRDLRDDSCRRTGTCPVTILFTGNNRSLGGTVSGNLLTSSIPDNSTDLLRTLADNVLGTTGEPDFTNYLDTGIASDLPIYSIQPRCLLNASLPFSFGQPPLNFTKELKCVQGLNLWRNTSREVNDEIFKGYRKGNPEGKINEIAAAYDLLDTDRNNFNVRIWYNSTYKDDAGRRLIKLVRVPRSVNLVSNAYLQFLLGPGTRMLFEYAKEMPKPETSLRLDIASLIGPLFFTWVILLLFPVILSSLVYEKQQHLRIIMKMHGLGDGPYWMISYAYFLTISVLYVICLMIFGSAIGLKFFRLNDYSIQFVFYFLYVNLQIALAFLVSSLFSKVKTATVAAYIYVFGSGLLGLFLLNFLIEDSSFPRGWIFAMELYPGFSIYRGLYEFAQFSFRGNLRGEDGMKWNDFSDSAMDDVFYIIIVEWFLALIAAYYIDKISSSGKDPLFFLQNPFKKSPSLRRPSLQRQGSKVSVEMEKPDVTEEREKVERLMLESSTSHAIVCDDLKKVYPGRDGNPPKLAVRGLSLAVPSGECFGMLGPNGAGKTSFINMMTGLLKPTSGTGLVQGLDICNDMDRVYTSMGVCPQHDLLWETLTGREHLLFYGRLKNLKGSDLDQAVEESLKSVNLFHGGVADKPAGKYSGGMKRRLSVAISLIGNPKVVYMDEPSTGLDPASRKNLWTVIKRAKENTAIILTTHSMEEAEFLCDRLGIFVDGGLQCIGNPKELKGRYGGSYVFTMTTSSEHEQKVEKLIQEVSPNAKKIYHIAGTQKFELPKGEVRISEVFQAVEKAKRNFTVFAWGLADTTLEDVFIKVARTGQAFNVFS, from the exons ATGGCGGATCCAGGTCCTGCCAGTTTCTCAACAAGAGCCAATGCCTTACTTAGGAAAAACTTAGTCTATCAG AAACGGTATCTATGGAGCAATGTTCGGGTCATCATGATCCCTTTCCTCCTCTGCGTATTTCTAGTCTTGATACAGCTCCTCTTCGATACTCAAGTTAACAACTCTGCTGATAACCAATGTGGTTGCGAATTGGTTGACACGAATGGGGATGGTAAACTCGAAAACACTTGCGGTATTCAGTATTCTTCTCCGGATCAAGCCTTCTTTTGTTCCATCCCTAGTCCTCCTCAGTGGCCTCAGTTGTTACAAATACCGCAGCCTGAACGCCGTGATGTTAGAGATCTTCGTGATGATTCTTGTAGACGGACAGGGACTTGTCCTGTGACTATACTGTTTACTGGAAACAACCGTTCTCTTGGAGGaa ctGTGTCTGGGAATCTGCTCACTAGTTCTATACCGGATAACTCCACTGACCTTTTGCGTACTTTAGCTGATAATGTCTTG GGTACAACAGGTGAGCCAGATTTCACCAACTATCTTGATACAGGGATTGCCTCAGATCTTCCCATCTACAGTATCCAACCTCGGTGCCTTCTCAATGCTTCTTTACCATTCTCTTTCGGACAACCACCTCTCAATTTTACCAAAG AGTTAAAATGTGTTCAAGGATTGAATCTCTGGAGAAATACTTCCAGAGAGGTCAATGACGAGATTTTCAAGGGCTATCGGAAAGGAAATCCTGAGGGGAAGATAAATGAGATTGCTGCAG CATATGATCTCTTGGACACGGATAGGAACAACTTCAATGTGCGCATCTGGTATAATTCAACATACAAGGACGATGCAGGAAGAAGACTTATTAAGTTGGTCAGAGTTCCCCGCTCAGTCAATTTG GTGTCAAATGCTTACCTTCAGTTTCTACTAGGCCCGGGGACAAGAATGTTGTTTGAATATGCCAAAGAAATGCCTAAACCAGAAACAAGTCTTCGTCTGGACATCGCGTCTCTGATTGGTCCCCTGTTCTTCACATgggttattcttcttctcttccct GTGATCTTGTCGTCATTAGTGTATGAGAAACAGCAACATCTAAGaattataatgaaaatgcaTGGGCTAGGAGATGGTCCATATTGGATGATTTCATATGCTTACTTTCTTACCATATCCGTGTTATACGTTATATGTCTGATGATATTTGGGTCAGCAATAG GATTGAAGTTCTTCCGGCTTAATGACTACAGCATTCAGTTCGTATTCTATTTTCTCTATGTAAATCTGCAAATCGCCCTTGCCTTTCTAGTTTCCTCTCTATTTTCAAAGGTCAAGACAGCAACAG TTGCTGCTTACATATACGTGTTTGGATCTGGACTTTTGGGCTTGTTTCTACTCAACTTCCTTATTGAAGATTCATCATTTCCTA GAGGCTGGATTTTTGCCATGGAGTTATATCCTGGCTTCTCCATATACCGTGGGCTGTATGAGTTCGCACAATTTTCATTCCGGGGAAACTTGAGAGGGGAAGATGGGATGAAGTGGAATGATTTCAGTGATAGTGCAATGGATGATGTTTTTTACATCATTATCGTTGAGTGGTTTCTAGCGCTCATTGCAGCGTACTATATCGATAAGATTTCTTCATCCGGTAAAGACCCGTTGTTCTTCTTGCAAAACCCTTTCAAGAAATCTCCTTCTTTGCGAAGGCCTAGTTTGCAAAGGCAAGGCTCCAAAGTCTCCGTTGAGATGGAGAAACCAGATGTTACTGAGGAG AGAGAAAAAGTCGAGCGGTTGATGCTTGAGTCGAGCACAAGCCATGCGATTGTATGTGACGACCTGAAGAAGGTGTATCCTGGTAGAGATGGAAACCCACCTAAATTGGCAGTCCGGGGGTTATCTCTTGCAGTGCCTTCAGGAGAATGCTTTGGCATGTTAGGACCCAATGGTGCAGGCAAGACCTCCTTCATCAATATG ATGACTGGGCTCCTGAAACCAACATCTGGGACAGGGCTTGTTCAGGGTTTGGATATATGCAACGATATGGACAGAGTGTACACCAGCATGGGTGTATGCCCGCAGCACGA CTTGCTCTGGGAAACACTGACAGGAAGGGAACATCTGCTGTTTTATGGAAGACTTAAGAATCTCAAAGGCTCTGATCTCGACCAA GCTGTGGAAGAGTCTCTTAAGAGTGTCAACCTTTTCCACGGAGGAGTTGCCGACAAACCTGCTGGGAAATACAGCGGAGGTATGAAAAGGCGGCTGAGCGTAGCCATATCGCTTATTGGTAATCCTAAG GTGGTTTATATGGATGAGCCAAGCACAGGACTTGATCCAGCGTCGAGAAAGAACCTATGGACTGTCATCAAGCGTGCTAAAGAAAACACTGCGATAATCCTCACAACCCACTCAATGGAAGAAGCAGAGTTTCTCTGTGACCGATTGGGTATTTTTGTGGACGGAGGCTTGCAATGCATTGGCAACCCTAAAGAACTGAAGGGAAG GTACGGTGGATCTTATGTGTTTACAATGACAACATCTTCAGAACACGAGCAAAAAGTGGAGAAGCTGATTCAAGAAGTCTCCCCAAACGCCAAGAAGATATATCACATCGCAGGGACTCAGAAGTTTGAGCTCCCAAAGGGGGAGGTTCGGATCTCAGAGGTGTTCCAGGCGGTGGAGAAGGCCAAGAGAAACTTCACGGTTTTCGCTTGGGGACTCGCAGATACAACTCTTGAAGATGTCTTCATCAAGGTTGCTAGAACCGGTCAAGCCTTTAATGTGTTCTCTTGA